In Solanum stenotomum isolate F172 chromosome 6, ASM1918654v1, whole genome shotgun sequence, one DNA window encodes the following:
- the LOC125869061 gene encoding cysteine-rich receptor-like protein kinase 3 yields MGLSSKWVFVFTLFSFINLSISDPRATEAALICTNRTAAQSDRQVYVATFLEAMDSITPLVGRDKFGAVINGTGNNTVYAFGECMKDLSQTDCNLCFAQCKTQILRCLPFQRLVTGGRLYYDGCFLRYDYYRFFNESLSSVDRTICGNTSFSGNQSLFSENVGKLARDLEFGGLRNDGFLTAVVSTGNLSVYGLAQCWEFVNGSACQRCLSDAVLKISSCSPKEEGRVLNTGCYVRYSTQRFFNNSASDTPPAGNGGGSNRLAVILATTLGISAFLLFVSAVSFFVRRKVLKQKREKKQLGALIRTVNKSKLNISYETLEKAANYFNNSNKLGQGGSGSVYKGILPDGQVVAIKRLFFNTRQWVDHFFNEVNLISGIHHKNLVKLLGCSITGPESLLVYEYVPNHSLADYVFDTKNLQPLTWSQRYKIVLGTAEGLAYLHEESELRIIHRDIKLSNVLLDEDFKAKIADFGLVRLFPEDRSHISTAIAGTLGYMAPEYIVRGILTEKADVYSFGVLVVEVVCGKKNNYVFKNTNSLLQQLWNLYGMGKSYEAVDPLLEGNFNKEEASKLLQVGLLCVQASAELRPSMSSVVKMLTENHEIPQPTQPPFLNSGSSEFSPFNLHGKRFFGQPSSSTQSSGNKLTESWIEPR; encoded by the exons aTGGGGCTTTCATCGAAATGGGTTTTTGTATTTACgttattttcattcataaatctttcaatttctgaTCCAAGAGCAACAGAAGCAGCTCTAATTTGTACAAACAGAACAGCTGCACAATCCGATCGACAAGTTTATGTAGCAACTTTTCTAGAAGCCATGGATTCCATTACACCATTAGTGGGGCGAGACAAATTTGGAGCAGTAATTAACGGAACAGGGAATAATACAGTTTATGCGTTTGGTGAATGTATGAAGGACTTATCACAAACAGATTGTAATCTCTGTTTTGCTCAGTGCAAAACTCAAATCTTAAGATGCTTACCTTTTCAAAGATTAGTTACTGGTGGGAGATTATATTATGATGGGTGTTTCCTAAGGTACGattattatagattttttaatgaAAGTTTGAGTTCCGTTGATAGGACGATCTGTGGGAACACGAGTTTTTCTGGGAATCAGAGTTTGTTTAGTGAAAATGTTGGGAAATTGGCGAGGGATTTGGAGTTTGGGGGTTTGAGGAATGATGGGTTTTTGACTGCAGTTGTGAGTACTGGGAATTTGAGTGTTTATGGGTTAGCTCAATGTTGGGAATTTGTGAATGGAAGTGCTTGTCAAAGGTGTCTTTCTGATGCAGTTTTGAAGATTAGTTCTTGTTCGCCTAAGGAAGAAGGGAGGGTGTTGAATACTGGTTGTTATGTTAGGTATTCTACTCAGAGGTTCTTTAATAATTCTGCAAGTGATACTCCTCCTGCTGGAAATGGAG GAGGATCGAATCGTTTGGCTGTTATTCTTGCAACAACTCTGGGTATTTCTGCTTTCTTGCTATTTGTATCGGCTGTTTCATTCTTTGTGCGGAGGAAGGTTCTGAAACAAAAGAGAG AGAAGAAGCAGCTAGGAGCTCTCATAAGAACGGTTAATAAATCAAAACTGAATATTTCCTATGAAACTCTTGAGAAGGCAGCTAATTACTTTAACAACTCGAATAAATTGGGACAAGGAGGTTCTGGTTCTGTTTACAAG GGGATCTTGCCAGATGGGCAGGTTGTTGCTATAAAGAGGCTCTTCTTCAATACGAGGCAGTGGGTTGATCATTTCTTTAATGAGGTCAATCTGATTAGCGGCATCCATCACAAAAACTTGGTAAAGCTATTGGGTTGCAGCATTACAGGGCCGGAAAGTCTTCTAGTGTATGAGTACGTGCCCAATCATAGTCTTGCGGATTACGTCTTTG ACACAAAGAACCTTCAGCCACTTACATGGAGTCAAAGATACAAAATTGTATTGGGTACTGCCGAGGGATTGGCTTATCTTCATGAAGAATCGGAATTAAGGATCATCCACCGTGACATAAAGTTGAGCAATGTTCTTCTAGATGAAGATTTCAAGGCAAAAATAGCTGATTTTGGTCTTGTCAGGTTATTTCCTGAAGACAGGAGCCACATTAGCACAGCTATTGCTGGCACTCT CGGTTACATGGCTCCAGAGTACATTGTACGTGGCATACTGACTGAAAAAGCTGATGTATATAGTTTTGGAGTTCTTGTTGTCGAAGTTGTGTGTGGAAAGAAGAACAATTATGTTTTCAAGAACACTAATTCTCTTCTGCAGCAG TTGTGGAACTTGTATGGGATGGGGAAATCTTATGAAGCAGTTGACCCTTTATTAGAAGGTAACTTCAATAAAGAGGAAGCATCTAAACTGCTTCAAGTTGGTCTTCTTTGTGTACAAGCATCAGCAGAACTACGACCCTCCATGTCAAGTGTCGTGAAAATGCTCACCGAGAACCATGAAATTCCTCAGCCAACACAGCCACCATTCCTCAATTCTGGTAGTTCAGAATTTAGTCCATTTAATCTGCATGGCAAAAGATTTTTCGGTCAACCAAGCTCCTCTACACAATCTTCTGGGAATAAATTGACGGAGAGTTGGATCGAGCCTAGATAA